The following are encoded in a window of Cyprinus carpio isolate SPL01 chromosome A13, ASM1834038v1, whole genome shotgun sequence genomic DNA:
- the LOC109046769 gene encoding synuclein-like — protein sequence MDALKKGFSMAKEGVVTAAEKTKAGVEEAAAKTKEGVMYVGTKTKEGVVTSVNTVAHKTTEQANLMSETAVAGANQVSEKAVEGLESVVASTGLVKPGELTKKEGDVEQPTEAGQ from the exons ATGGATGCGCTGAAGAAGGGATTCTCCATGGCTAAGGAGGGAGTGGTGACCGCCGCCGAAAAAACCAAGGCCGGGGTGGAGGAGGCAGCTGCCAAAACCAAAGAAGGGGTCATGTATGTAG gCACAAAGACAAAGGAAGGTGTTGTGACAAGTGTAAACACAG TTGCCCACAAAACAACCGAGCAGGCGAATCTTATGAGTGAGACTGCCGTGGCTGGAGCCAATCAGGTGTCAGAAAAGGCGGTGGAGGGGCTGGAAAGTGTGGTCGCATCCACTGGCCTCGTCAAACCG GGGGAGCTGACGAAGAAGGAGGGAGATGTAGAGCAGCCTACAGAAGCTGGACAGTAG